TGAATATTCCGCTTGAGCTAATACAGCTTTTTTTTAGTGCCATGATGGTTGGTTTTTCAGGAGCCTTGGTTCCGGGACCCATGTTCACACTTATGGTGACCAGAGTTGCGCAGAAAGGTTTCAGGGCTTCTTTCCTGATAGTGGCAGGTCATGCGATTGCTGAGCTTGCGATACTTGTAATTTTTATTTTCGGACTTATTAATTATCTTAAAAACGAGACAGTAATCAAAATAATAGGAATACTGGGGGGAATAGGTCTCCTGTATCTTGCTTATGATATGATATATTTGAGTATAAAGAATAAAATAAAAATCGACCTTGATATAAATTCAGGCAAAAAAATAAACAACAGCAGAAGCAGTCTTTTTATACTGATCCAGGGTTTTCTTATTAATCTTGTTAATCCTTACTGGTACATATGGTGGGTTACAGTTGGGGCAGCCTTTCTGCTTAAAGGCACTTCATTCGGATATCCCGGTATTTTTACTTTTTATGCCGGGCATATCAGTTCTGATTTTATCTGGTATCTTTTTATAGGATTTATATTAAGCAGAGGCAAAAGAATAATCAGTCAGAAGGCATACAGGATATTGTTTCTTATCTGCGGATTATTCCTTGTTTATCTTGGCATAAAATTTATAATTGATTTTACCCTGGGATGATATTATATGTATCAGAGTCATGCGGACATATTAACAATAATTAGACCGGGCAGATGATAATGGATTTTAATATCACCGGACTGAGAAATAATATTTTTTATCGCAATAATCTTTACAGAGATTATGTGTTTGAATTTGACAAACTAAGGAATTTTTTTTCATATGATTACAGATTGCCTGAACAATATAAAGCAAGAGCGGATTTTCTGAAAAAAACTTATGACAAAGATATAAAGAACAATCTTTGTGATGAATTATACGATTATAACAATTCATTTGGATGTGGTAAAAAGACTTTAGAGAATATAGATATCTTAAAAAAAGAAGATTCCTTTACTCTGGTGGCAGGGCAGCAGCCGGGAATTTTTTCCGGACCTTTATATACCATATATAAGGCAATAAGCCTGGTGTCCGTTTCAAAAATGCTTTCCGAGAAATTAAATATTAAAATTGTGCCTGTATTCTGGAATGCTTCTGATGATAATGATATTGACGAAATCAAAAGTATAAATATCCCCTCAGGAAGTCTTGAGAAGATATCGATTGACATCCCCGGATATCTCAGCAGGTTAAGTTTTTCAAAGATGGTGCTTCCGGTTGATGAGTACGAGAACCTGGTAAGAAAACTGCTTGACAGTCTTCAGGAAACTGAATATAAAAAGGAAATAGAAAAATTTCTCAGCCGGATACTTGATATCATGATGAATGCCGGAAAAAATAACGGTTTTTCCGTTTCAAGGTTTTTTTCAGCAATATTAAGTCATTTATTTTCAGATGACGGCCTTATAATAATAGACCCGGAGCTTGCTGTATTAAAAAAATTTTCAAGGAAGATAATTGAATTTGATCTTTCAAAACAGACAGAGATACATGGATCAATAGATTTCAATTCCAAAGAGCTGACAGCTCTCGGATATCACAGTCAGCTCAGCCTTTTAAGAGACAATCTTGATTTTTTTCTGAATACAAAAAATGCCAGGGAAAAAATAAAAATCAGCAAAAGAGGCAGCTTTTTTATTCATGGATATGATAGTAAAAAAAGCGAATTTTCCCTGAACGAGTTAAAAAATATTTTGTTTAAAAATATAAACGATACCGCACTAAGTGTAATTACAAGGCCGCTTCTACAGGACTGGGTTCTTCCAAACATTGCTACAATATGCGGACCCGGGGAAATAAGCTATTTTGCGCAGATAAAAGATGTATATACTTTTTTTGGCATAGAGATGCCGGTTATTATGCCAAGATTGTCAGCTACGATAATTGAAAGAAAAATAAAGGAATCCATAAAAAAAATAAAGCTTGATTATGAAACTCTGGAGCTTTTTCCCGAAAGGCAGACAAAAGCAATTCTTAAAAATATGATCGGATTTGACATTAATTCGTTTCTGGCTGAACTTGAAAAGGAAATGCATGAGTTAGTCAGAAATAAAAAGGAAACTCTGAGAAAACATGATATTGACGGAGATGGTCCGTTTAACAGAATTGAAAATAATCTTAAAAAAGAAATAGAGATACTATCTAAAAGGATATTGTCGGAATATGGCAGAAAGAACAGCTTTGTTGTTGATTCAATAAATAAAATCTATAATAATTTGCTGCCTAATAAAAATCTTCAGGAGAGAAGTGTAAATGTTTTTGACTATATAAACAGGTATGGTTTTGAAATAATAAACAGTATAAAGAAAAAACTTGATCCTTTTGATTTCAGGCATAAATTTATGGAAATAGCATAAGCGGGTGAAAAAATAATGAACGGGAATATCGGAAAACAGAAAATCGTAGATATCATAGCTTTTGCGCCCCATCCTGATGACGCTGAGATAGGTTGTGGCGGTCTGCTGATAGCAATGAAAAAGAAAGGCTGCAGAACAGGGATAATTGATCTTACAAGAGGAGAGCTTTCCAGCAATGGGAACCTT
The sequence above is drawn from the Actinomycetota bacterium genome and encodes:
- a CDS encoding LysE family transporter encodes the protein MNIPLELIQLFFSAMMVGFSGALVPGPMFTLMVTRVAQKGFRASFLIVAGHAIAELAILVIFIFGLINYLKNETVIKIIGILGGIGLLYLAYDMIYLSIKNKIKIDLDINSGKKINNSRSSLFILIQGFLINLVNPYWYIWWVTVGAAFLLKGTSFGYPGIFTFYAGHISSDFIWYLFIGFILSRGKRIISQKAYRILFLICGLFLVYLGIKFIIDFTLG
- the bshC gene encoding bacillithiol biosynthesis cysteine-adding enzyme BshC, which produces MDFNITGLRNNIFYRNNLYRDYVFEFDKLRNFFSYDYRLPEQYKARADFLKKTYDKDIKNNLCDELYDYNNSFGCGKKTLENIDILKKEDSFTLVAGQQPGIFSGPLYTIYKAISLVSVSKMLSEKLNIKIVPVFWNASDDNDIDEIKSINIPSGSLEKISIDIPGYLSRLSFSKMVLPVDEYENLVRKLLDSLQETEYKKEIEKFLSRILDIMMNAGKNNGFSVSRFFSAILSHLFSDDGLIIIDPELAVLKKFSRKIIEFDLSKQTEIHGSIDFNSKELTALGYHSQLSLLRDNLDFFLNTKNAREKIKISKRGSFFIHGYDSKKSEFSLNELKNILFKNINDTALSVITRPLLQDWVLPNIATICGPGEISYFAQIKDVYTFFGIEMPVIMPRLSATIIERKIKESIKKIKLDYETLELFPERQTKAILKNMIGFDINSFLAELEKEMHELVRNKKETLRKHDIDGDGPFNRIENNLKKEIEILSKRILSEYGRKNSFVVDSINKIYNNLLPNKNLQERSVNVFDYINRYGFEIINSIKKKLDPFDFRHKFMEIA